Proteins from a genomic interval of Gossypium hirsutum isolate 1008001.06 chromosome A09, Gossypium_hirsutum_v2.1, whole genome shotgun sequence:
- the LOC107930241 gene encoding granule-bound starch synthase 1, chloroplastic/amyloplastic — translation MATVTGSHFVSRTSHGAETKANLSQTGLRNQSMTHNGLRFLNKVDRLQMRTNAKAVARNAVKDEHPTANDKLSGKIICGTGMNIIFVGAEVGPWSKTGGLGDVLGGLPPAMAAKGHRVMTVSPRYDQYKDAWDTCVTVDLKVGEEILTVRFFHCYKRGVDRIFVDHPVFLEKVWGKTGSKIYGPRAGLDYKDNQLRFSLLCLAALEAPRVLNLNSSKYFSGPYGENVVFVANDWHTALLPCYLKSMYQSRGIYMSAKVAFCIHNIAYQGRFAFEDYSLLNLPDQFKSSFDFMDGYDKPVKGRKINWMKAGILESHRVLTVSPYYAQELVSGEDKGVELDHIIRKTGITGIVNGMDVQEWNPTTDKYISVKYDATTVTYAKRLLKVALQAELGLPCDENVPLIGFIGRLEEQKGSDILTAAIPKFIGQNCQIVVLGTGKTAMEKQIQQLETLYPGKAIGVAKFNVPLAHMIFAGADYLLVPSRFEPCGLIQLQAMRYGTIPIVASTGGLVDTVKEGFTGFQMGAFNVECDTVDPRDVDKVAKGVIRALATYGTGAMREMIQNCMAQDLSWKGPSTLWEKILLSLEVAGSEPGIEGEEIAPLAKENIATP, via the exons ATGGCAACAGTGACAGGTTCACACTTTGTTTCGAGGACTTCCCATGGAGCTGAAACTAAGGCCAATCTGAGTCAGACAGGGTTGAGGAATCAATCCATGACTCACAATGGGTTGAGGTTTTTAAACAAGGTAGATAGGTTGCAGATGAGGACCAATGCAAAGGCTGTTGCTAGGAACGCAGTGAAAGATGAACACCCAACTGCAAATGACAAGCTTTCTGGGAAAATTATATGTGGAACAGGGATGAATATTATCTTTGTGGGAGCTGAGGTTGGTCCATGGAGCAAAACTGGTGGACTTGGTGATGTTCTTGGCGGACTTCCTCCTGCAATGGCG GCCAAAGGACATCGTGTTATGACAGTGTCTCCTCGGTACGACCAGTACAAGGATGCATGGGACACTTGTGTCACAGTTGAT CTAAAAGTTGGGGAAGAGATTTTGACTGTCCGGTTCTTCCACTGTTACAAACGTGGAGTTGATCGTATTTTTGTTGATCACCCTGTGTTCCTCGAGAAG GTATGGGGCAAAACAGGATCCAAAATCTATGGCCCTAGAGCAGGTCTGGACTACAAGGATAATCAATTGCGATTTAGCTTGTTATGTCTG GCTGCTTTGGAGGCACCAAGAGTTCTGAATTTAAATAGCAGCAAATATTTCTCAGGACCATACG GAGAAAACGTTGTCTTCGTTGCCAATGATTGGCACACTGCTCTTCTTCCTTGCTATTTGAAAAGCATGTATCAATCAAGGGGAATCTATATGAGTGCCAAG GTTGCTTTTTGCATCCACAATATAGCCTATCAAGGGAGATTTGCCTTTGAAGATTACTCACTTCTCAATTTGCCTGATCAATTCAAGAGTTCATTTGACTTCATGGATGG GTATGATAAGCCTGTCAAGGGAAGGAAAATCAATTGGATGAAGGCTGGAATTTTGGAATCACACAGGGTATTGACTGTAAGTCCATACTATGCCCAGGAGCTTGTTTCCGGTGAAGATAAAGGTGTTGAACTCGATCACATCATTCGTAAAACCGGCATCACTGGAATTGTGAATGGCATGGATGTTCAAGAATGGAACCCTACCACTGACAAATACATCAGTGTCAAATATGATGCAACAACT GTAACGTATGCAAAGCGATTATTAAAGGTAGCTCTTCAAGCAGAACTTGGGTTGCCTTGTGATGAGAATGTTCCATTGATTGGGTTCATCGGTAGGCTAGAAGAGCAGAAAGGTTCAGACATCTTGACAGCAGCTATTCCAAAATTCATTGGACAGAATTGTCAGATTGTTGTCCTT GGAACTGGTAAAACGGCCATGGAGAAGCAGATTCAACAGCTAGAGACCCTATATCCTGGAAAAGCTATAGGAGTAGCCAAATTCAATGTCCCATTGGCCCATATGATTTTTGCAGGTGCTGATTACCTTTTGGTTCCTAGTAGATTTGAACCATGTGGTCTCATTCAGCTGCAAGCTATGCGATATGGAACT ATACCAATAGTGGCATCTACTGGTGGACTAGTTGACACAGTCAAGGAAGGATTCACAGGGTTCCAAATGGGAGCCTTCAATGTCGAA tgTGATACAGTGGATCCAAGAGATGTAGATAAGGTGGCTAAAGGTGTCATTAGAGCTCTTGCAACGTATGGCACTGGAGCCATGAGAGAAATGATCCAGAATTGTATGGCACAAGATCTTTCATGGAAG GGACCATCAACGCTGTGGGAGAAAATATTGTTGAGCTTAGAGGTTGCTGGGAGTGAACCGGGTATTGAAGGAGAGGAGATTGCTCCACTAGCCAAGGAAAACATTGCCACTCCCTGA